CTTTATGACCTCTGCTCTCGATGTCATAACACGGTTTCCCTGCTTTCGAGTCTGAATCAACATCGAACCTATTTTTAAAGGCCCACCACCCTCTACTTCTGACCTAACCACCTGAGGTGACCATGCCGGAAGATTCGACTGTTCGGTAACATAATCGAAGAGCAGTTCTGGTGTTGTATGAATGATTATTTCTCTCTTGTACGAAGGCAATGGCCCCTCCCCGGTTTATCCAATTATTTTTGTATTTCGATTTCAGAATGATCGAGTTCTACAGCGAGTACCGCTTCCAAATGACTCCATCAGGAGTGCTCGTTTTGGACACCCCGACAGATAAACCCTTAAGGTTGTGAAAAATTAGTGATCAGCATGCAAGGCGACGCGATTGCCTTCTGAATCCTGGAAATGGCTAACGAATCCATACTCACCGATACTCATTTTGGGCCTGAGAACTTTGCCCCCATTGCTGCTTACCTTGTCCAAGGTTCCGTCAATATCATCGACGTGGAAATAAACCAGGGATCCGTCGTGAGAAGGTGTATAACCTTCAGCCTGTACCAGTGTGCCAGTGCTCCCAAACGCGCCTGGTGCCATCGGGAACCATGCCATCTTCATAGGTCCCATCTCGTTTAGCGCCAAATCAACACCAAGAACAGCCTCATAGAAACGTTTTGCCCGATCAATGTCAGTAGATGGAATTTCAAACCAATTTACCGGATTAGTCTGTGTTGTCATTATTCTCTCCTTTTAATCAATCTACGTAATGTGAACTGTGAAAAACGGCGACTCGCGCGTCTAACTGTTTGTTTTTATACCTTTTATGTATGTCGATTGCATGGTATAGTCCGGTATACACTAGACCGAACGGTCTATATTATGTACTAGACCGATTGGTCTAGTAAAGCCTTTATGAAAAATAAACCGCAAACACGTGACAATATCGTACAAGCAGCCATGCAATTGTTTCATAGCAAGGGCTATGACGCCGTGGGTGTGAATGAGATTTGCCAGGCGGCGGGTGTAGCGAAAGGCAGTTTTTATCATTTTTTTCCCACCAAAAACGATGTCGCACTCGCCGTCGTAGAGAGCTGGTGGTTAATGGATCAACAGCTACGACAGTCATGGGTACAGGATTTTGACCCCCTCACCCGCCTCAGAATGATACTGACTTTTCGGTGTGAAGTTTCTCGACAGATACAACAACAATGCGGTTTTGTATTGGGTTGCCCTTTTGGTCGTCTGATCATTGAGCTGGGTAATAAAAGTGAAGCGTTACGACTGAAAGTCGCACAAGTGTTTGACGAGAATCTTATGTGGTTACGTACCTCTTTTTCAGATGCCGTTAAATCCGGGCAGTTGGAACCGAACTATGACATTGATAGCGCAGCCAACCTAATGCTGAATACCATTCAGGGAATTGGTGTCATTGGAAAAGTGTACAATGATGTAGATCGTATGGATGCGATAGTTAATACCATGTTTAAAACATTAAAAATATAGGAGTTCTTAGAGCCGCCTCACTTCACCCGACCAAAAACAACGAACCTGACCCGAGCCTCGAACCTGACCCCTTTGGTCTTTTACGTGTTTTGTGGGCAAGCATACGCTATTGAAAATTTCCAAAATGATAGGGAATTCAGAAAGACTTGTTTTGAAGGTCTACAAATATCAGACCGAATAAAAATCATAGACGGGTTAGACTTACTAGCGGGACAATTTGGTTTAGAAAAAACAAAAAGAAACATCACAGAAGCTGCTCCCGAAGATCCCGTGTATTAGAGAAGTTGATATTATGAAACCCCAACTATCGAGGCTTTTTAATAACAAACATACAACTATGATTATCCGGCGCTTCTCGGTAACCCTCAACATTGCAAGAGGAAGAGGAAACGTCAGATTTGGTCGGAACTACTGCACCTTTAGGGTTGATAGATATCCTCAAGAAATTTCATCAATTTTAATGTTGAATTTAATATTGAACCAGGAATCTAAGATCCCATACTGCAAAACCGGGGTCAAAGTTATTTTGACCCCAGTAGCACCTGCCAAGAACCAAGAACGTTGCGAAGGTTCTGAACCAGAAACCCGTACCAACTACTGTTTCTTCGCAGCCGGTACAGTTTCAGGAGCAACTTCCTGTTCAGTGACATCCGCGGCTCCCTGATCAGTAGGTTCTGGTTCAGCCTGATCGCTGGTTTCGGTTCCAGCCTGATCGCTGGTTTCGGTTCCAGCCTGATCGCTGGTTTCGGTTCCAGCCTGATCGCTGGTTTCGGTTCCACCCTGATCGCTGGTTTCGGTTCCACCCTGATCGCTGGTTTCGGTTCCACCCTGATCGCTGGTTTCGGTTCCGGCCTCGTTGGTGGTTTCTGGTTCAATCTGATCTTTGGTAGCTGCCGGTCCGGTTCCCGGGACGGCCTCTTTCTTATCACACGCGGCCAAACCAAGGACCACAACAATCACGCTCAGAGCAATAATTTTTTTCATACACGTCACCTCCATTGGTGTCGCAGAAAGATAAGGAAACAACAAATTCTTTTGGAGAAGCTCTCCTCAAGGCGCGCTGGATTATACACATACCGTTCTAAACGAACAGTGGTTTTGAAAAATATTTTTCCATGGAGAAACCCAGTCCATTTACAGGGGCTGTCCTCGGCAACGGCTCCTTGCGTTGCCCTCGACTGCATGTTCCTGTACTTCGTCCATGGACTCGTGCCTCCCGCGATACTTGTGCAATCGCTCCCGACCTCCTGTCTCGATACTTGTGCATCCATGCACGTCGTCCTGTACATCGTCCATGGCCTTCGCGGCATAATGCCATCCTTGGCAAAAACCCGGAGGATATACCTCCAATCCCCTTGGGGACGCCAAATAACCAATTTACATATACCATTTCAAAGGATTTTTGGTTTTACTTACCTTTCAAAACCACATAATTCAATAAATACAATTGGTTATAGAAAAAGGCGCGACTGGGATATACTCTTGATATATCCCTGCAAACCACTATAATTGGATATACCTTATGGATATACATGGAGACGCAATGACCACTATTCACACCACTTTATTTAAGAGCAACAAAAGCCAAGCAGTACGTCTCCCTAAAGCAGTGGCACTACCTGACTCTGTTAAAAAAGTAGAGATTGTGGCTATTGGCAATACGAGGATCATTACGCCTGCTGGAGAGTCCTGGGACCAGTGGTTTGATGGACCCGGTGTATCCGAAGACTTTATGGTTGAGCGCGACCAGCCTGAAGATCAGCATAGGGAGAATTTTTAACTAATGTTGAAATACATGCTGGATACCAATATCGTTATCTATACCATCAAGAACCGTCCTGAAAAAGTTCGCCAGGCTTTCAAACAGCACGAAAACCAAATGTGCATATCTGCCATCACATTTGGAGAGCTTATTTATGGAGCAGAACGTTCTGCACAACCCGAACGAAATCTTTCGGATATCAATGGATTGATTGCCCGCCTCGAAGTTACACCTTTCGAAGAACATGCTGCCGAACATTTTGGCCAACTCAGAGCAGAATTATATCGAATCGGTAAACCCATCGGGCCCTACGATATGATGATCGCCGGCCACGCGAGGGCCAAGGGCTTGATCTTGGTTACAAACAATAATAAGGAGTTCGAACGGGTACCGGGGTTGAGAGTTGAGAATTGGGCATAATTCGATAAACCGATACATCAATTCAAATTTAAGTTATGAAACAACGAACCTGACCCCTAGTCTGACCCCTAGTCTTCTTTCTTTGGCACTGAAAATGTCGCATTTATTTCCGCTTTTTCGGCATCATCAACAATGATGTGAGCAAAAAGTTCGTTATAATGATCTTCAATATAGTTCTCATTTATCCACCATTTGCGAGTGAATTTCCATGATGGAGCAACTTCCCCGCCTTTAGCAATGATGACGCAATGTTTATCTTCTAGCATATCTTGGACGATGTTTTCTCGCTCTTTGCCTGTTTCTTGAGTGCTTTGTCCCTCTACACCGAAGAGAGACTTTTTGTTTCCAACTCTTGCACTGGTTCCTTGCGAAGCTTTTTCATTTTCCTTTAATTTTCGGGTGGTTGTAATAGTTGAATTTGTACATCCGAATTGTTTAGCCAAATCGAACCGTGTATCGGACGATTCGCATCCTACTAGTTCCAGCTTCATTTCTCCTTCTACCAAAGCAAATTCCACCAAGCACTTCATGCGCAGTAAAGCTATTTCTTTCCATTGCGTTGAGAAACTAATTTTGGCGTAAAGCGGTATATTTTTCGATTTGGAATACTGAAGTCTCAGATTCATACCGACACATTCTGGGCACGAATTGGCTGGAGGTTGGTTTTGCAAAGTCAATTTATTGGTCATCGATTCACCTGTGAGTGGGATTTAGCCATTATTTCCACTAAGAAATGATACTTCTGTCGCAAGCAGCTATCGAGAGCACAATAACATTGACATATCAACTTATTAAGCTGCCAGAGCATAGAATTTGTCTGCTGGCGACAAATCATCGTTACGCGATTTCCGCAATTGTCTATTGACATTCTCTGCTGCCCGTCAACCACTTCTCGCGCGTCCTTATTCTGACCTAGTCGAACCTCTCGAATCA
The DNA window shown above is from Gammaproteobacteria bacterium and carries:
- a CDS encoding VOC family protein — encoded protein: MTTQTNPVNWFEIPSTDIDRAKRFYEAVLGVDLALNEMGPMKMAWFPMAPGAFGSTGTLVQAEGYTPSHDGSLVYFHVDDIDGTLDKVSSNGGKVLRPKMSIGEYGFVSHFQDSEGNRVALHADH
- a CDS encoding TetR/AcrR family transcriptional regulator; its protein translation is MKNKPQTRDNIVQAAMQLFHSKGYDAVGVNEICQAAGVAKGSFYHFFPTKNDVALAVVESWWLMDQQLRQSWVQDFDPLTRLRMILTFRCEVSRQIQQQCGFVLGCPFGRLIIELGNKSEALRLKVAQVFDENLMWLRTSFSDAVKSGQLEPNYDIDSAANLMLNTIQGIGVIGKVYNDVDRMDAIVNTMFKTLKI
- a CDS encoding antitoxin; translated protein: MHTTLFKSNKSQAVRLPKAVALPDSVKKVEIVAIGNTRIITPAGESWDQWFDGPGVSEDFMVERDQPEDQHRENF
- the vapC gene encoding tRNA(fMet)-specific endonuclease VapC translates to MLKYMLDTNIVIYTIKNRPEKVRQAFKQHENQMCISAITFGELIYGAERSAQPERNLSDINGLIARLEVTPFEEHAAEHFGQLRAELYRIGKPIGPYDMMIAGHARAKGLILVTNNNKEFERVPGLRVENWA